DNA from Ciona intestinalis unplaced genomic scaffold, KH HT000292.1, whole genome shotgun sequence:
CAACAATATTATCGCAATTTCAGGTCCCCAACACTTTGTCCCTTTATATCGTCTTTATCCTGCACCAATCGTCGTGCAAATAACAAGGCCTTCTGTGACCTGAGTTGTCGTCATCAatatgcattatgacgtcataagttaCCGATGACACGTAATAGAATCTCGCGTATACGGCGTGTCTTCTAACGCGATTCCCGTTTCGTCCACACACCAACATTTTCCTCGTTCAAGACCGTTAGACGACATgcactaaaaataaaaagaatttggttaaaacaaaatatcactcactaaatattataagttttttttacatataaactgcctcagtggggtctagatggtagcaccctgggtgtttggggtaatagacttacatcccaggtcttaggtgtgcctcactaaaGACGTCACCCttttagaatagaatctctattattgagtgtctataaactgcctcagtggagtctagatggtagcaccctgggtgttggggtaatagacctacatcccagcaGGCCCCACTGAGGCACTTTATACGCTCAATAATAAGGATTTACCACAAGCCCTTACACATATTGAAAATCATGAGCATATACAACgttgaatataatatataaaatacccccccatataaaatagaatgtgcatatacaacgTTTGGTAATGGCCCAGGTCCACTGTTATACCAATATAGCAAACCGTCTCACCTGTTTAGCTGCGTAATAACCTCTCGCATCGCATGCTGGAAGCCAAACTTTGTGCGCCATAGTtatacatgacgtcatcatctcTTCATAGTGACGTGAACATGGACCCTGTGACGCcacagaaaatatttaaaatcaagaaACTGACGCCCTACTTTACCAttatatgttatttaatgCATAGAACTgtatgtggggtaagatcgataccgttagcacaaaatcccatcttgccccaccatactatacatATACGTACATAATACACGTTATTGATCACATACATACGTCATCAACAATAACGTCACATCCACTTACGTCATGATTGAGAGGGCTCAGCAAGCCACGATGGGGGTGTCTTGGAAATCTTCggtgtttttttcttcttctccGTTTAAGGTGGCGTGTGTGAATTAGACGAAGACGAGAAGCTTTCTCCGTGGTTTCTGTGATAAATGTGATCGTTAAATACATGACATTATACGTATAGTATGTGAGTTATTATGTGGCTTTTAGTTGGTTAGAGTGGGATGGTACAGTTGTCAAAtgaatgtcaaataaaagcgagCCAAGACTCAAATTTgcttattttaagtttaacattAAGGTTGCCGCAAATGTTGCAAAACGCCGA
Protein-coding regions in this window:
- the LOC100186815 gene encoding insulin-like growth factor-binding protein 5, with product MVHQNIISSLLFMLWTVIVKCHDVSICVDLCPACFTQRMQNCPPLPDCELKVRDPGCGCCFTCAAGAGDRCGINKPRCGPGLKCLAVGAESNLIAILENRGACQLDPAHQETTEKASRLRLIHTRHLKRRRRKKHRRFPRHPHRGLLSPLNHDGPCSRHYEEMMTSCITMAHKVWLPACDARGYYAAKQCMSSNGLERGKCWCVDETGIALEDTPYTRDSITCHR